In a genomic window of Rhododendron vialii isolate Sample 1 chromosome 12a, ASM3025357v1:
- the LOC131311113 gene encoding LOW QUALITY PROTEIN: uncharacterized protein LOC131311113 (The sequence of the model RefSeq protein was modified relative to this genomic sequence to represent the inferred CDS: substituted 2 bases at 2 genomic stop codons), with product MQQGAKGTHASLDEFKYGFPTNGLAVVSYKWWGKQQTVMRIXVERREVKIPKKTERKLKNNPQGPGLLSHLRKSAAEDGXKAWLGVYRGYGVNMLGRRERNLVLRIFNSSLPSHWRYGSS from the coding sequence ATGCAACAGGGAGCTAAAGGAACTCATGCCAGCTTAGATGAATTCAAGTATGGATTCCCAACAAATGGTTTAGCAGTTGTCTCATATAAATGGTGGGGGAAGCAGCAGACAGTAATGAGGATTTGAGTAGAAAGAAGGGAAGTAAAGATTCCcaagaaaacagaaaggaaactGAAGAATAATCCCCAAGGACCAGGTTTATTGTCGCATCTGAGAAAAAGCGCAGCAGAAGATGGGTGAAAAGCCTGGCTTGGTGTTTATCGTGGCTATGGTGTTAACATGCtgggtaggagagagaggaactTAGTTCTTCGGATATTCAACTCATCATTGCCTAGTCACTGGAGATATGGTTCTTCTTGA